One Drosophila virilis strain 15010-1051.87 chromosome 5, Dvir_AGI_RSII-ME, whole genome shotgun sequence DNA window includes the following coding sequences:
- the Sdb gene encoding uncharacterized protein Sdb has protein sequence MVSKSNKTKQVSQSQSQSPSASQSPSQPPPLDTSSTTRSASASATKLTKKLGPNATATLTTNTSSTSMEHESVSYGGAPATASSSSSSSTPAAAVQVQRKGESLLAAGGKSYSSYTAKSQTQSQSQQSKLFSSSSTSSAKISKDYANEKIIASIDLLESEKKEPVFSVPIEVVEITTPGIITSASSGSISKMYASTSKMSSSRQEASSSSYYESTTSSSQQRSDASETLIASERAATGMTSSSSKYVDVAEQVVTDSTNTNTNTNITNTNTSESQSVPKSKLRTAVGVSGDSSSTTMTSHEPVVTTTNGTTSSTTVLNASLDKVASSSSSSSTTAVDRATSSTTKSSSQQVSSEESTLKRSSTKQSTSASKKEVYDVKTKTWSELSDGSTHASNKKVPTFERYVSRDSDGTTKITYKKKIYDRRNNRWRVVDERTVDSVNDVGYPEIVDDVINTTTTTYTTKVYDTKLGKWTVVDEKSYTDTKAFVPNDIAREIEKDNTDVANITTTTEVTKIFDASINDWRVLDEKVHTDVIEKIVETPKKTIYVDEFVEIEKNTSISENNENITLNLNETSKHKNITENIYDEIDYVRTDKKRLDDSRTRGVDKNKTTTHSERCICEICTCGRHHCSTSTKKSTETTIVEIDDNVDESFSRIRTNTWSKKDDNIPKNNEDIFVDYIVIKKPEDNLKPEGEFLVPQKEPYKPGERREKIIHTDNLRMDGEMTFVEKEEYQYVTRPGYVKPTDNLKPEGEFFSPEKPKYQPGDRPSQVRHADNLKPEGDFYSPEKTEFRPAERPSQVRPEDNLRPEGEFYTPDKPGYKPAERPTQKKPVDNLKPEGEFLTPDKPVFRPAEKTEKVIRKDNLRTEGEMTFVVKEEYQYVVRPEQVKPTDNLKPEGEFYSPEKPKFRPGERPSQVRPEDNLKPEGDFYTPDKPGYRPAERPEQVRPTDNLKPEGEFYSPEKSKYRPGERPSQVRPEDNLKPEGEFYTPDKPGYKPAERPEQVRPTDNLKPEGEFYSSEKPKFRPGERPSQVRPEDNLKPEGEFYTPDKPGYRPAERPVQKRPVDNLKPEGEFVAPEKQVFRPAEKTERIIRKDNLRTEGEMTFVEKEEYQYVVRPEQVKPTDNLKPEGDFYTPDKPGYRPAERPEQVRPTDNLKPEGEFYSPEKPKFRPGERPSQVRPEDNLKPEGEFYTPDKPGYRPAERPEQVRPTDNLKPEGEFYSPEKPKFRPGERPSQVRPEDNLKPEGEFYTPDKPGYRPAERPEQVRPTDNLKPEGEFYSPEKPKFRPGERPSQVRPEDNLKPEGEFYTPDKPGYKPAERPEQVRPTDNLKPEGEFYSPEKPKFRPGERPSQVRPEDNLKPEGEFYTPDKPGYRPAERPVQKRPVDNLKPEGEFVAPEKQVFRTAEKTERIIRKDNLRTEGEMTFVEKEEYQYVVRPEQVKPTDNLKPEGDFYTPDKPGYRPAERPEQVRPTDNLKPEGEFYSPEKPKFRPGERPSQVRPEDNLKPEGEFYTPDKPGYRPAERPEQVRPTDNLKPEGEFYSPEKPKFRPGERPSQVRPEDNLKPEGEFYTPDKPGYKPAERPEQVRPTDNLKPEGEFYSPEKPKYRPGERPSQVRPEDNLKPEGEFYTPDKPGYRPAERPEQVRPTDNLKPEGEFYSPEKPKFRPGERPSQVRPEDNLKPEGEFYTPEKPGYRPAERPEQVRPTDNLKPEGEFYSPEKPKFRPGERPSQVRPEDNLKPEGEFYTPDKPGYRPAERPVQKRPVDNLKPEGEFVAPEKQVFRPAEKTERIIRKDNLRTEGEMTFVEKEEYQYVLRPEQVKPTDNLKPEGDFYTPDKPRYRPAERPEQVRPTDNLKPEGEFYSPEKPKFRPGERPSQVRPEDNLKPEGEFYTPDKPGYRPAERPEQVRPTDNLKPEGEFYSPEKPKFRPGERPSQVRPEDNLKPEGEFYTPDKPGYRPAERPEQVRPTDNLKPEGEFYSPEKPKFRPGERPSQVRPEDNLKPEGEFYTPDKPGYRPAERPVQKRPVDNLKPEGEFVAPEKQVFRPAEKTERIIRKDNLRTEGEMTFVEKEEYQYVVRPEQVKPTDNLKPEGEFYTPDKPGYRPAERPEQVRPTDNLKPEGEFYSPEKPKFRPGERPSQVRPEDNLKPEGEFYTPDKPGYRPAERPEQVRPTDNLKPEGEFYSPEKPKFRPGERPSQVRPEDNLKPEGEFYTPDKPGFRPAERPEQVRPTDNLKPEGEFYSPEKPKYRPGERPSQVRPEDNLKPEGEFYTPDKPGYRPAERPVQKRPVDNLKPEGEFVAPEKQVFRPAEKTERIIRKDNLRTEGEMTFVEKEEYQYVLRPEQVKPTDNLKPEGEFYTPDKPGYRPAERPEQVRPTDNLKPEGEFYSPEKPKFRPGERPSQVRPEDNLKPEGEFYTPDKPGYRPAERPEQVRPTDNLKPEGEFYSPEKPMFRPGERPSQVRPEDNLKPEGEFYTPDKPGFRPAERPEQVRPTDNLKPEGEFYSPEKPKYRPGERPSQVRPEDNLKPEGEFYTPDKPGYRPAERPVQKRPVDNLKPEGEFVAPEKQVFRPAEKTERIIRKDNLRTEGEMTFVEKEEYQYVLRPEQVKPTDNLKPEGEFYTPDKPGYRPAERPEQVRPTDNLKPEGEFYSPEKPKFRPGERPSQVRPEDNLKPEGEFYTPDKPGYRPAERPEQVRPTDNLKPEGEFYSPEKPKFRPGERPSQVRPEDNLKPEGEFYTPDKPGFRPAERPEQVRPTDNLKPEGEFYSPEKPKYRPGERPSQVRPEDNLKPEGEFYTPDKPGYRPAERPEQVRPTDNLKPEGEFYSPEKPKFRPGERPSQVRPEDNLKPEGEFYTPDKPGYRPAERPVQKRPVDNLKPEGEFVAPEKQVFRPAEKTEKVIRKDNLRTEGEMTFVEKKEYQYVVRPEQVKPTDNLKPEGEFYSPEKPKFRPGERPSQVRPEDNLKPEGEFYTPDKPGYRPAERPVQKRPVDNLKPEGEFVAPEKQVFRPAEKTEKVIRKDNLRTEGEMTFVEKKEYQYVVRPEQVKPTDNLKPEGEFYSPEKPQFRPGERPSQVRPEDNLKPEGEFYTPEKPRYKPVERPKQKKPQDNLKPLEGVMFTPEKPKYQPADRPEQKKHVDNLKPEGQMYIPEKESFKPAEKVKTIIRKDNLKTEGSMTFTKKEDYRHVKRPEQVKPSDNLRSEGEFYTPEKTTFKPAERPIQKKPKDNLKTEGEFYKRTDRTETDSKTVIEKREPAKRPVDNLKLEGSMTVTRKDDYKSTTNKTAVDRVQRTQKYKHNSSSISLGSDTTILKTTNQMNFVSGKDAIKQVDSNSQAPVDGLIIVSTKKVTTVVGGRTKKEPETEYVKRPAKINVIENVSKNTTTTNIENTQNVHKETTSMQRNLNVVEKSALKTEQIRGSTDDSSALQTSTTTRRTNQGGTSINNVTETGGTTHHVVSSGRTDTNNLTASEGSTTHVVSGRTVTRNVTETGGSTARIVSGRLVTRNATETEGSTSHIVSGNTATNNVSNGSTSHVVGGSSSVTNNTTSSSTSHMSSSKHFHHRKSEFSSEADVSNSVFHRKNVTSDSSAVNGSLTSNGKMQRKSILNLHEQVPSSNVHSSDRQSYSSIHRQNRESDLNTGYATDRRSCSIHKENKEHQIKTSSSSSSMSRIISGADTNKSNLERSTVTRTYASGGIDFPSQSQSERLVTRHRSAGSQHLSSGIDFPSSSAYNAHGQSERIVTSRRGNQSSISLGNDKFTGSSLYKSEYITAPTTTTCAVHKIKQGAFQHTRSTHDHKFYKTSN, from the exons ATGGTAtcaaaaagcaataaaacaaaacaagtgtcgcagtcgcagtcgcagtcgccgtcggcgtcgcagtcgccgtcgcagccACCGCCATTAGACACATCGAGCACAACCAGAtcggcgtcggcgtcagcGACGAAACTGACCAAAAAACTGGGTCCGAATGCGACGGCAACATTAACAACCAACACCAGCTCGACATCAATGGAGCATGAATCTGTCTCGTACGGCGGGGCGCCTGCCACcgctagcagcagcagcagcagcagcaccccCGCCGCTGCCGTCCAGGTGCAGCGGAAAGGTGAAAGTCTGCTGGCAGCCGGTGGGAAAAGCTATAGTTCGTACACGGCGAAAAGTCAAACGCAATCACAGTCGCAGCAGTCGAAGCtatttagcagcagcagcacgagcAGTGCCAAAATCTCCAAGGATTACGCAAACGAGAAGATCATTGCGTCGATTGATCTGCTGGAGAGCGAGAAAAAGGAACCGGTCTTCTCGGTACCGATCGAGGTGGTCGAAATCACAACGCCTGGCATTATAACGTCCGCCAGCTCTGGCAGCATATCCAAAATGTATGCGTCCACATCAAAAATGTCCAGTAGCCGCCAGGAGGCAAGCAGCTCCAGTTACTACGAGTCGACAACCAGTTCCAGCCAACAGCGCAGCGATGCCAGCGAAACGCTCATTGCAAGCGAGAGAGCCGCTACCGGTATGACATCATCGAGCAGTAAATATGTTGATGTGGCCGAACAGGTTGTCACAGATAGCACCAATACCAACACGAACACAAACAttaccaacaccaacaccagcGAATCTCAGAGCGTGCCAAAGTCGAAGCTGCGAACAGCTGTGGGTGTCTCCGGCGATTCGTCATCGACAACGATGACGTCGCACGAACCGGTTGTGACCACAACAAACGGCACGACGTCATCAACGACTGTGCTGAATGCCTCGCTCGATaaagtggccagcagcagcagcagcagcagcacaacagCTGTGGACAGAGCCACCTCGTCGACGACCAAGTCCAGTAGCCAGCAGGTCAGCAGCGAGGAGAGCACACTGAAACGCAGCAGCACCAAGCAGTCGACATCTGCCTCGAAAAAGGAGGTGTACGATGTGAAGACGAAGACCTGGAGCGAGCTTAGCGATGGCAGCACGCATGCCAGCAACAAGAAGGTGCCCACATTTGAGCGTTATGTGAGCAGGGATTCCGATGGCACCACCAAAATCACATACAAGAAGAAGATCTATGACAGGCGCAACAATCGATGGCGCGTGGTGGACGAACGGACCGTGGACAGTGTCAACGATGTGGGCTATCCCGAAATAGTTGATGATGTCATCAatacaacaaccacaacataCACGACCAAGGTGTACGACACAAAGCTCGGCAAATGGACTGTTGTGGACGAGAAATCGTATACCGATACGAAAGCTTTTGTGCCCAATGACATTGCCCGTGAAATCGAGAAAGATAATACCGATGTGGCCAACATAACGACCACCACGGAGGTGACAAAG ATATTCGATGCGAGCATTAATGATTGGCGTGTGCTGGACGAGAAGGTGCACACGGATGTCATTGAGAAGATTGTGGAGACGCCCAAGAAGACCATATATGTGGATGAGTTTGTCGAAATCGAGAAGAATACATCAATATCGGAGAACAATGAGAATATAACGCTGAATCTGAACGAGACATcgaaacacaaaaatattacAGAGAATATTTATGATGAGATCGATTATGTGCGCACCGATAAGAAACGCTTAGACGATTCAAGAACC CGCGGAGTCGATAAAAACAAGACAACAACACACAGTGAGAGGTGCATCTGTGAGATATGTACTTGCGG GCGTCATCATTGCTCTACCAGCACAAAGAAATCTACAGAAACGACAATTGTGGAAATAGATG ATAACGTCGACGAAAGCTTTTCAAGGATACGTACTAACACATGGTCTAAGAAAGACGATAACATTCCTAAGAACAACGAAGACATATTTGTAGACTATATAGTGATAAAAAAACCAGAAGACAATCTAAAGCCCGAAGGGGAGTTTTTAGTTCCGCAAAAAGAGCCCTACAAGCCCGGCGAAAGACGCGAAAAAATTATACACACAGATAATCTACGTATGGATGGAGAAATGACGTTTGTCGAAAAAGAGGAATATCAATATGTGACACGTCCGGGATACGTAAAACCTACAGACAATCTGAAGCCAGAGGGCGAATTTTTCAGTCCTGAAAAACCCAAATATCAGCCGGGAGATCGCCCAAGCCAAGTGCGACACGCGGACAACTTGAAGCCGGAAGGGGACTTTTATAGTCCAGAAAAAACCGAATTCCGCCCTGCTGAGCGTCCATCACAAGTCAGGCCAGAAGATAATTTAAGACCCGAAGGCGAATTTTACACTCCAGATAAACCTGGATATAAGCCAGCTGAACGGCCAACTCAAAAGAAACCTGTGGACAATCTAAAGCCTGAAGGCGAGTTCCTAACACCTGACAAACCAGTTTTCCGGCCAGCAGAAAAAACGGAAAAGGTAATCAGAAAAGATAACCTGCGTACCGAAGGGGAAATGACATTTGTGGTGAAGGAAGAGTATCAGTATGTAGTTCGTCCTGAGCAGGTTAAGCCAACAGATAATCTAAAGCCTGAAGGCGAATTCTACAGTCCCGAAAAACCGAAGTTCCGACCTGGCGAGCGTCCATCTCAAGTCCGGCCGGAGGATAACTTAAAACCAGAGGGAGATTTCTACACTCCAGATAAACCCGGATATAGACCAGCTGAGCGTCCAGAGCAGGTTAGGCCTACGGATAATCTAAAACCTGAAGGCGAATTCTACAGTCCAGAAAAGTCAAAGTATCGCCCAGGTGAGCGTCCATCTCAAGTCAGACCAGAAGATAACCTGAAACCAGAGGGCGAGTTCTACACTCCAGATAAACCAGGATACAAGCCAGCCGAACGTCCAGAGCAGGTCAGACCAACGGATAATCTTAAGCCTGAAGGCGAATTCTACAGCTCCGAAAAGCCGAAGTTCCGTCCTGGTGAACGTCCCTCGCAAGTCAGACCTGAGGATAACCTGAAACCAGAGGGCGAGTTCTACACTCCCGATAAACCTGGATATAGGCCTGCTGAGCGGCCAGTTCAAAAGAGGCCCGTGGATAATCTTAAACCTGAGGGCGAGTTTGTGGCGCCAGAAAAGCAAGTGTTCCGGCCAGCTGAGAAAACAGAAAGAATCATCAGAAAGGATAACTTACGTACCGAAGGGGAAATGACATTTGTGGAAAAAGAAGAGTATCAGTATGTAGTTCGTCCTGAACAGGTTAAACCAACAGATAATCTTAAGCCTGAAGGCGACTTCTACACACCCGATAAACCCGGATACAGACCAGCGGAACGTCCAGAGCAGGTCAGACCGACGGATAACCTTAAGCCTGAAGGCGAATTCTACAGTCCAGAAAAGCCGAAGTTCCGCCCAGGTGAGCGTCCATCTCAAGTCAGACCAGAGGATAACTTGAAACCAGAGGGCGAATTCTACACTCCCGATAAACCCGGATACAGGCCAGCCGAACGTCCGGAGCAGGTTAGGCCAACAGATAATCTAAAACCTGAAGGCGAATTCTACAGTCCAGAAAAGCCGAAGTTCCGCCCAGGTGAGCGTCCATCTCAAGTCAGACCAGAGGATAACTTGAAACCAGAGGGCGAATTCTACACTCCCGATAAACCTGGATACAGGCCAGCCGAGCGTCCAGAGCAGGTCAGACCGACGGATAACCTTAAGCCTGAAGGCGAATTCTACAGTCCAGAAAAGCCGAAGTTCCGTCCAGGTGAGCGTCCATCTCAAGTCAGACCAGAGGATAACCTGAAACCAGAGGGCGAGTTCTACACTCCAGATAAACCAGGATACAAGCCAGCCGAACGTCCAGAGCAGGTCAGACCAACGGATAATCTTAAGCCTGAAGGCGAATTCTACAGCCCCGAAAAGCCGAAGTTCCGTCCTGGTGAACGTCCCTCGCAAGTCAGACCTGAGGATAACCTGAAACCAGAGGGCGAGTTCTACACTCCCGATAAACCTGGATATAGGCCTGCTGAGCGGCCAGTTCAAAAGAGGCCCGTGGATAATCTTAAACCTGAGGGCGAGTTTGTGGCGCCAGAAAAGCAAGTGTTCCGGACAGCTGAGAAAACAGAAAGAATCATCAGAAAGGATAACTTACGTACCGAAGGGGAAATGACATTTGTGGAGAAGGAAGAGTATCAGTATGTAGTTCGTCCTGAACAGGTGAAGCCAACAGATAATCTTAAGCCTGAAGGCGACTTCTACACTCCCGATAAACCTGGATACAGACCAGCCGAGCGTCCAGAGCAGGTTAGACCGACGGATAATCTTAAGCCTGAAGGCGAATTCTATAGTCCCGAAAAACCGAAGTTCCGCCCAGGTGAGCGTCCATCTCAAGTCAGACCAGAAGATAACTTGAAACCAGAGGGCGAGTTCTACACACCGGATAAACCCGGATACAGGCCAGCCGAACGTCCGGAGCAGGTTAGGCCAACAGATAATCTTAAACCTGAAGGCGAATTCTACAGTCCAGAAAAGCCGAAGTTCCGTCCAGGCGAGCGTCCCTCGCAAGTCAGACCTGAGGATAACCTGAAACCAGAGGGCGAGTTCTACACACCCGATAAACCCGGATACAAGCCAGCCGAACGTCCAGAGCAGGTTAGGCCTACGGATAATCTTAAACCTGAAGGTGAATTTTATAGTCCAGAAAAGCCGAAGTACCGTCCAGGTGAGCGTCCATCTCAAGTCAGACCAGAAGATAACTTGAAACCAGAGGGCGAATTCTACACTCCCGATAAACCTGGATACAGACCAGCGGAACGTCCAGAGCAGGTTAGGCCTACAGATAATCTTAAACCTGAAGGCGAATTCTACAGTCCCGAAAAGCCGAAGTTCCGCCCAGGTGAGCGTCCATCTCAAGTCAGACCAGAGGATAACCTGAAACCAGAGGGCGAGTTCTACACTCCCGAAAAACCTGGATACAGGCCAGCCGAGCGTCCAGAGCAGGTCAGACCGACGGATAACCTTAAGCCTGAAGGCGAATTCTACAGTCCAGAAAAGCCGAAGTTCCGCCCAGGTGAGCGTCCATCTCAAGTCAGACCAGAGGATAACCTGAAACCAGAAGGCGAGTTCTACACTCCCGATAAACCTGGATATAGGCCAGCTGAGCGGCCAGTTCAAAAGAGGCCGGTGGATAACCTTAAACCTGAGGGCGAGTTTGTGGCGCCAGAAAAGCAAGTGTTCCGGCCAGCTGAGAAAACAGAAAGAATCATCCGAAAGGATAACTTACGTACCGAAGGGGAAATGACTTTTGTGGAGAAGGAAGAGTATCAGTATGTACTTCGTCCTGAACAGGTTAAGCCAACAGATAATCTTAAGCCTGAAGGCGACTTCTACACTCCCGATAAACCTCGATACAGACCAGCCGAGCGTCCAGAGCAGGTCAGACCGACGGATAATCTTAAGCCAGAAGGCGAATTCTATAGCCCCGAAAAGCCAAAATTCCGTCCTGGTGAACGTCCATCTCAAGTCAGACCAGAGGATAACCTGAAACCAGAGGGCGAGTTCTACACTCCCGATAAACCCGGATACAGACCAGCGGAACGTCCAGAGCAGGTTAGGCCTACGGATAATCTTAAGCCTGAAGGCGAATTCTACAGTCCAGAAAAGCCGAAGTTCCGTCCAGGTGAGCGTCCATCTCAAGTCAGACCAGAGGATAACTTGAAACCAGAGGGCGAGTTCTACACACCGGATAAACCCGGATACAGGCCAGCCGAACGTCCGGAGCAGGTTAGGCCAACAGATAATCTTAAACCTGAAGGCGAATTCTACAGTCCAGAAAAGCCGAAGTTCCGTCCAGGTGAGCGTCCATCTCAAGTCAGACCAGAGGATAACCTGAAACCAGAGGGCGAGTTCTACACTCCCGATAAACCTGGATATAGGCCAGCTGAGCGGCCAGTTCAAAAGAGGCCCGTGGATAATCTTAAACCTGAGGGCGAGTTTGTGGCGCCAGAAAAGCAAGTGTTCCGGCCAGCTGAGAAAACAGAAAGAATCATCCGAAAGGATAACTTACGTACCGAAGGGGAAATGACTTTTGTGGAGAAGGAAGAGTATCAGTATGTAGTTCGTCCTGAACAGGTTAAGCCAACAGATAATCTTAAGCCTGAAGGCGAGTTCTACACACCCGATAAACCCGGATACAGGCCAGCCGAACGTCCAGAGCAGGTTAGGCCTACGGATAATCTTAAACCTGAAGGCGAATTCTATAGTCCAGAAAAGCCGAAGTTCCGCCCAGGTGAGCGTCCATCTCAAGTCAGACCAGAGGATAACCTGAAACCAGAGGGCGAGTTCTACACTCCCGATAAACCTGGATACAGGCCAGCCGAGCGTCCAGAGCAGGTTAGGCCTACGGATAATCTTAAACCTGAAGGCGAATTTTATAGTCCAGAAAAGCCGAAGTTCCGCCCAGGTGAGCGTCCATCTCAAGTCAGACCAGAAGATAACCTGAAACCAGAGGGCGAGTTCTACACTCCAGATAAACCAGGATTCAGGCCAGCCGAACGTCCAGAGCAGGTCAGACCAACGGATAATCTTAAGCCTGAAGGTGAATTTTATAGTCCAGAAAAGCCGAAGTACCGTCCAGGTGAGCGTCCATCTCAAGTCAGACCAGAGGATAACCTGAAACCAGAGGGCGAGTTCTACACTCCCGATAAACCTGGATATAGGCCAGCTGAGCGGCCAGTTCAAAAGAGGCCCGTGGATAATCTTAAACCTGAGGGCGAGTTTGTGGCGCCAGAAAAGCAAGTGTTCCGGCCAGCTGAGAAAACAGAAAGAATCATCCGAAAGGATAACTTACGTACCGAAGGGGAAATGACTTTTGTGGAGAAGGAAGAGTATCAGTATGTACTTCGTCCTGAACAGGTTAAGCCAACAGATAATCTTAAGCCTGAAGGCGAGTTCTACACACCCGATAAACCCGGATACAGGCCAGCCGAACGTCCAGAGCAGGTTAGGCCTACGGATAATCTTAAACCTGAAGGCGAATTCTATAGTCCAGAAAAGCCGAAGTTCCGCCCAGGTGAGCGTCCATCTCAAGTCAGACCAGAGGATAACCTGAAACCAGAGGGCGAGTTCTACACTCCCGATAAACCTGGATACAGGCCAGCCGAGCGTCCAGAGCAGGTTAGGCCTACGGATAATCTTAAACCTGAAGGCGAATTTTATAGTCCAGAAAAGCCGATGTTCCGCCCAGGTGAGCGTCCATCTCAAGTCAGACCAGAAGATAACCTGAAACCAGAGGGCGAGTTCTACACTCCAGATAAACCAGGATTCAGGCCAGCCGAACGTCCAGAGCAGGTCAGACCAACGGATAATCTTAAGCCTGAAGGTGAATTTTATAGTCCAGAAAAGCCGAAGTACCGTCCAGGTGAGCGTCCATCTCAAGTCAGACCAGAGGATAACCTGAAACCAGAGGGCGAGTTCTACACTCCCGATAAACCTGGATATAGGCCAGCTGAGCGGCCAGTTCAAAAGAGGCCCGTGGATAATCTTAAACCTGAGGGCGAGTTTGTGGCGCCAGAAAAGCAAGTGTTCCGGCCAGCTGAGAAAACAGAAAGAATCATCCGAAAGGATAACTTACGTACCGAAGGGGAAATGACTTTTGTGGAGAAGGAAGAGTATCAGTATGTACTTCGTCCTGAACAGGTTAAGCCAACAGATAATCTTAAGCCTGAAGGCGAGTTCTACACACCCGATAAACCCGGATACAGGCCAGCCGAACGTCCAGAGCAGGTTAGGCCTACGGATAATCTTAAACCTGAAGGCGAATTCTATAGTCCAGAAAAGCCGAAGTTCCGCCCAGGTGAGCGTCCATCTCAAGTCAGACCAGAGGATAACCTGAAACCAGAGGGCGAGTTCTACACTCCCGATAAACCTGGATACAGGCCAGCCGAGCGTCCAGAGCAGGTTAGGCCTACGGATAATCTTAAACCTGAAGGCGAATTTTATAGTCCAGAAAAGCCGAAGTTCCGCCCAGGTGAGCGTCCATCTCAAGTCAGGCCAGAGGATAACCTGAAACCAGAGGGCGAGTTCTACACTCCCGATAAACCAGGATTCAGGCCAGCCGAACGTCCAGAGCAGGTCAGACCAACGGATAATCTTAAGCCTGAAGGTGAATTTTATAGTCCAGAAAAGCCGAAGTACCGTCCAGGTGAGCGTCCATCTCAAGTCAGACCAGAGGATAACCTGAAACCAGAGGGCGAGTTCTACACTCCCGATAAACCTGGATACAGGCCAGCCGAGCGTCCAGAGCAGGTTAGGCCTACGGATAATCTTAAACCTGAAGGCGAATTTTATAGTCCAGAAAAGCCGAAGTTCCGCCCAGGTGAGCGTCCATCTCAAGTCAGACCAGAGGATAACCTGAAACCAGAGGGCGAGTTCTACACTCCCGATAAACCTGGATATCGTCCCGCAGAGCGGCCAGTTCAAAAGAGGCCCGTGGACAATCTTAAACCTGAGGGCGAGTTTGTGGCGCCTGAAAAGCAAGTGTTCCGACCGGCAGAAAAAACGGAAAAGGTCATCCGAAAGGATAACTTGCGTACCGAGGGTGAAATGACGTTTGTGGAAAAGAAAGAGTACCAATATGTTGTTCGTCCTGAGCAGGTGAAGCCGACGGATAATCTTAAGCCTGAAGGCGAATTCTACAGTCCCGAAAAGCCGAAGTTCCGCCCAGGTGAGCGTCCCTCGCAAGTCAGACCTGAGGATAACCTGAAACCAGAGGGCGAGTTCTACACTCCCGATAAACCTGGATATCGTCCCGCAGAGCGGCCAGTTCAAAAGAGGCCCGTGGACAATCTTAAACCTGAGGGCGAGTTTGTGGCGCCTGAAAAGCAAGTGTTCCGACCGGCAGAAAAAACGGAAAAGGTCATCCGAAAGGATAACTTGCGTACCGAGGGTGAAATGACGTTTGTGGAAAAGAAAGAGTACCAATATGTTGTTCGTCCTGAACAGGTGAAGCCGACGGATAATCTTAAGCCTGAAGGCGAATTCTACAGTCCCGAAAAGCCGCAGTTCCGCCCAGGTGAGCGTCCCTCGCAAGTCAGGCCAGAGGATAACCTGAAACCAGAGGGCGAGTTCTATACTCCAGAGAAACCTAGATATAAGCCCGTTGAAAGACCTAAGCAGAAGAAACCACAAGATAATTTAAAACCTTTGGAAGGTGTTATGTTTACTCCGGAAAAACCCAAATACCAGCCAGCAGATCGACCTGAGCAAAAGAAACATGTAGATAACTTGAAGCCTGAGGGCCAAATGTATATTCCAGAAAAAGAATCATTTAAACCAGCTGAAAAGGTGAAAACAATTATAAGAAAGGACAACTTAAAGACCGAGGGGTCAATGACGTTCACTAAAAAAGAAGACTATCGTCACGTTAAGCGACCCGAGCAAGTGAAGCCAAGCGATAACTTAAGGTCTGAAGGAGAATTCTATACGCCGGAGAAGACGACCTTCAAGCCTGCAGAACGACCAATTCAAAAGAAACCTAAGGACAACTTGAAGACAGAAGGTGAATTTTACAAAAGAACTGATAGAACTGAAACCGATAGCAAAACGGTAATAGAGAAGCGAGAGCCTGCCAAGCGACCGGTAGATAACTTAAAGTTAGAAGGTTCCATGACAGTGACTAGAAAGGATGATTACAAATCAACCACTAATAAAACCGCCGTCGACCGAGTTCAGCGTACACAGAAATACAAGCACAACAGTTCATCCATCAGCTTGGGTAGCGATACTACAATACTAAAGACAACGAACCAGATGAACTTTGTGTCCGGCAAGGATGCAATAAAGCAAGTGGATTCCAACAGCCAAGCCCCGGTAGATGGCCTGATTATTGTTTCAACGAAAAAGGTAACAACTGTTGTCGGTGGCCGAACCAAAAAGGAGCCAGAAACCGAATATGTGAAGCGACCagctaaaataaatgttattgaaAATGTGTCCAAAAATACGACCacaacaaatattgaaaacaCACAAAACGTACACAAGGAAACAACGTCGATGCAAAGAAATCTCAATGTTGTGGAGAAGAGTGCACTCAAAACAGAGCAAATCCGTGGCTCAACGGATGACAGCAGCGCCCTTCAGACctccacaacaacaagacgaACAAACCAAGGTGGCACGTCGATCAACAACGTGACCGAAACTGGAGGCACAACACATCATGTAGTTTCATCAGGCAGAACAGATACCAACAACTTGACAGCATCTGAAGGGTCAACAACTCACGTAGTCTCGGGCAGGACAGTTACCAGGAACGTGACCGAAACTGGAGGATCTACGGCTCGCATAGTCTCAGGCAGGCTAGTTACCAGGAATGCAACTGAAACCGAAGGTTCAACATCCCATATAGTCTCGGGCAACACAGCTACGAATAATGTTAGCAATGGATCCACGTCCCATGTGGTCGGTGGCAGCAGCTCGGTGACCAACAACACGACCAGCAGCTCAACTTCGCATATGAGCTCATCGAAGCATTTCCATCACAGAAAGAGCGAGTTTTCCTCGGAGGCTGATGTGTCTAACTCGGTATTCCATCGCAAGAACGTGACATCCGACTCGAGTGCGGTCAACGGCAGTCTAACCTCTAACGGAAAAATGCAGCGCAAGAGTATTCTGAACCTGCACGAGCAGGTGCCGAGTAGCAATGTCCATTCGAGTGATCGCCAGAGCTATAGTAGCATCCATCGTCAGAATCGGGAATCGGATTTGAATACTGGCTACGCCACGGATCGTCGCAGTTGCAGCATACACAAGGAAAACAAGGAACATCAAATTAAGACCTCCTCGTCTTCCTCATCCATGTCGCGCATCATATCCGGTGCTGATACCAACAAATCGAACCTGGAGAGATCGACGGTCACCCGTACATACGCATCGGGCGGCATTGATTTTCCATCCCAATCTCAGAGCGAGCGTCTTGTGACACGTCATCGCAGCGCTGGTAGCCAGCATTTGTCCAGCGGCATCGATTTCCCCTCCTCATCCGCCTACAATGCCCATGGCCAGAGCGAACGGATTGTGACCTCGCGTCGCGGCAATCAATCCTCGATTAGTCTGGGCAACGACAAGTTTACCGGCTCCAGTCTCTACAAGAGCGAATACATAActgccccaacaacaacaacctgtGCTGTGCATAAGATTAAACAAGGTGCATTCCAACATACCAGAAGTACTCACGatcataaattttataaaaccTCTAACTGA